From Triticum aestivum cultivar Chinese Spring chromosome 4A, IWGSC CS RefSeq v2.1, whole genome shotgun sequence, a single genomic window includes:
- the LOC123083574 gene encoding putative disease resistance protein RGA1 encodes MAHELHELETTILPQFELLIEAADNGNHRPKLDKWLQELKEGFYMAEDLLDKHEYNLLKQQVKGKDSLLTNASFISNTFMKPLRAASSRLSNVSSENRKLICQLNELKATLAKANDGKTVKAKYFRELVRLPTGYSEVSLTKQSVVVPETTSLPPLKVIGRDKDRDYIIDRLTKKTATSESSTTMFSGLAIVGPGGMGKSTLAQLVYNDKSIKEYFDVTMWVSISRKLNVRRHTRDIIESASQGECPQIDNLDTLQRKLIDILQESKKFLLVLDDVWFEPGSEMEWEQLLAPLVSKDARSKVLITSRRDTFPAALCCEEVCPPENMEYAQFLTLFKHHAFSGPEIGNPQLHEKLEGFAQKIAKRLGRSPLAAKVVGSQLKGKTSISAWKGALTIKIDELTDPMRALLWSHEKLDPCLQRCFLYCSLFPKGHKYDTDELVYLWMAEGLVDSCDQNKRVEDIGMDCFREMISASFFQPVYEEDTYYLMHDLLHDLAESLSKGNYFRLEDCKMTEIPSTVRYLSVRVDNPLIDDVSHLFNEILQNLKKLRVLCLSSYSSSKLPESVGQLKHLRYLNIIRTLISDLPRSLCTLYHLQLLLLNDKVECFPENLCNLRKLRHLERHFNRLDTSYKITLPQIPYIGNLSLLQELKAFSLQKKNGYELQQLRDMNGIRGSLSVTNLENVSGKDQALESKLCQKSHLHSLQLVWSCKNNTNAEDSLHLEILEGLMPPPQLGGLTVDGYKSSKYPSWLLDGSYFENLEHLSFVNCSVLQSLPSNSELFGNCSSLVLTNMPNLKTLPCLPLGLQKLMISNCPLLIFISSNDLEHQEQREDISRTDHLASQLGLIWDLDSGSHIRSVLSSEYSLLKQLVTLMHADVSNVQNLESALEGKKDEALVKEDIIKAWIYCHEQRIGLTYGRSIGLPLITPSRLCTLSLSRCSITDGALAICLNGLASLGSLSLEEIVTLTTLPSEECLPDLCMLEGFSSLQLDRVELIDVPKLTPECISQFRLQYSLTVSSPIILNNMLSAEGVTVPPFLSLRSCKEPFVSFKESANFTLVRALSFSNCQMTSLPTNLKCFSSLRNLNISKCPNISSLPDLPSSLQFIFVWDCSELLKENCRAPDGESWPKIEHIRWKQFQ; translated from the exons ATGGCGCATGAGCTCCATGAACTTGAAACCACTATCTTGCCGCAGTTTGAGCTGTTGATTGAAGCAGCAGACAATGGAAACCACAGGCCCAAGTTGGACAAATGGCTTCAGGAACTCAAAGAAGGTTTCTACATGGCTGAAGACTTGCTGGACAAGCATGAGTACAACCTTCTCAAGCAACAAGTAAAGGGGAAAGATTCATTGCTGACCAATGCCTCCTTCATCAGCAACACTTTTATGAAGCCTTTGCGTGCTGCATCGAGCCGGCTGTCCAATGTGAGCTCTGAAAATAGAAAGCTAATTTGCCAGCTGAATGAACTGAAGGCTACCCTCGCAAAAGCCAA TGACGGAAAAACGGTCAAAGCCAAGTACTTCCGTGAGCTGGTGCGCTTACCAACTGGTTATAGTGAAGTGAGCCTGACCAAACAATCAGTTGTTGTTCCCGAGACAACGTCACTACCACCTCTCAAAGTGATTGGTCGTGACAAGGATCGCGATTACATAATAGATCGTCTTACCAAGAAAACGGCTACTAGTGAGTCTAGTACAACTATGTTCTCGGGTTTGGCCATCGTTGGACCAGGAGGCATGGGAAAGTCCACCTTGGCACAACTTGTTTACAATGACAAGAGCATAAAAGAGTATTTTGATGTGACGATGTGGGTAAGCATCTCACGCAAACTTAATGTCCGACGTCATACACGGGATATCATAGAGTCGGCCTCTCAGGGGGAATGCCCACAGATTGATAACCTTGATACTCTACAGCGCAAGTTGATTGACATACTACAAGAATCAAAAAAATTCTTGCTGGTGTTGGATGATGTTTGGTTCGAACCAGGCAGTGAGATGGAATGGGAGCAACTATTAGCCCCTCTAGTTTCAAAAGACGCCAGAAGCAAAGTTTTGATAACTTCTCGGCGGGATACATTTCCAGCTGCTCTTTGTTGTGAAGAAGTGTGTCCTCCGGAAAACATGGAATATGCTCAGTTCTTGACACTTTTTAAGCACCATGCATTCTCTGGACCAGAAATCGGAAATCCACAGTTGCATGAAAAGTTGGAAGGTTTTGCACAAAAGATAGCTAAAAGACTTGGACGATCTCCTTTGGCAGCGAAAGTTGTGGGTTCCCAGTTGAAAGGGAAAACAAGTATCAGTGCATGGAAAGGTGCTCTAACTATAAAGATTGACGAATTAACTGACCCCATGAGAGCTCTGTTGTGGAGTCATGAGAAGTTAGATCCTTGTCTGCAGAGGTGCTTCCTATATTGCAGCTTGTTTCCAAAAGGCCACAAGTATGACACTGATGAGTTGGTTTATCTTTGGATGGCAGAGGGCCTTGTTGACTCATGCGACCAAAACAAGAGAGTGGAAGATATTGGGATGGATTGCTTCCGTGAGATGATCTCCGCTTCATTCTTTCAACCTGTTTATGAGGAAGACACTTACTATCTTATGCATGATCTCCTTCATGATCTTGCAGAATCACTCTCCAAAGGGAACTACTTCAGATTGGAAGATTGTAAGATGACAGAAATACCATCCACTGTTCGATACCTTTCTGTTCGTGTTGATA ATCCTCTAATTGATGATGTAAGTCACCTTTTTAATGAGATACTACAGAATTTGAAGAAGTTGCGTGTACTATGTTTGTCATCTTACAGCAGTAGTAAGTTGCCAGAATCTGTTGGTCAGTTGAAGCACCTTCGGTATTTGAACATCATCAGAACACTAATTTCTGATTTGCCAAGATCACTGTGTACTCTTTACCACTTGCAGTTACTTCTGTTAAATGACAAAGTTGAGTGTTTCCCTGAGAATCTCTGCAATTTAAGGAAGTTGCGGCATCTTGAAAGGCATTTTAATAGATTAGACACGTCATACAAAATAACACTGCCTCAAATTCCTTACATTGGTAATCTGAGTCTGCTTCAAGAATTGAAGGCATTTTCTTTGCAAAAGAAAAATGGATATGAGTTGCAACAGCTGAGGGACATGAATGGGATTCGTGGCAGTTTAAGTGTCACAAATCTTGAGAATGTCAGTGGGAAAGATCAAGCCTTAGAATCGAAGCTGTGTCAGAAAAGTCATCTTCACAGCTTGCAACTTGTTTGGAGTTGCAAGAATAACACGAATGCAGAGGATAGTTTACATTTGGAGATTCTAGAAGGCCTGATGCCACCGCCTCAACTTGGGGGACTTACAGTTGACGGTTATAAATCTTCAAAATATCCTAGCTGGTTACTTGATGGTTCGTATTTTGAGAATTTGGAACATTTAAGCTTTGTTAATTGCAGCGTGTTACAAAGCTTACCATCCAATAGTGAACTATTTGGGAATTGCTCTTCACTTGTCCTCACCAATATGCCAAACCTGAAGACATTACCTTGTCTTCCACTAGGCCTTCAAAAATTAATGATATCCAATTGTCCACTGCTTATATTTATTTCGAGCAATGATCTAGAACATCAAGAGCAGAGAGAGGATATCTCAAGGACAGACCACTTGGCATCACAGCTTGGTTTAATCTGGGACTTGGATTCAGGATCACATATTAGGAGTGTACTCTCATCGGAATATTCATTACTCAAGCAGCTGGTCACATTGATGCATGCTGATGTGTCAAATGTTCAAAACCTTGAAAGTGCTCTTGAAGGAAAGAAAGATGAAGCATTGGTAAAAGAggatatcatcaaggcgtggataTACTGTCACGAGCAAAGGATAGGACTCACATATGGAAGGAGCATTGGACTGCCGCTGATTACGCCATCAAGACTTTGTACTCTGTCTCTTTCGAGATGCAGTATTACAGATGGAGCTTTAGCTATTTGCCTTAATGGCCTGGCTTCACTGGGAAGTTTGTCCTTGGAAGAGATTGTGACATTAACTACTCTTCCTTCTGAAGAA TGCTTGCCAGATTTATGTATGCTCGAAGGATTTTCCTCCCTGCAACTTGACCGTGTAGAACTGATTGATGTTCCAAAACTCACTCCCGAGTGTATCTCACAGTTTCGACTCCAGTACTCACTCACTGTTAGCAGTCCTATAATACTCAACAACATGCTGTCGGCTGAAGGTGTCACAGTTCCACCATTTCTTTCACTTCGAAGTTGCAAGGAACCATTCGTTTCATTCAAAGAATCGGCAAATTTCACATTAGTGAGGGCTCTGTCATTCTCTAATTGTCAAATGACTTCCCTGCCAACAAATCTGAAGTGCTTCTCCAGTCTGAGGAATCTCAACATCTCCAAGTGCCCCAACATATCATCCTTACCAGATCTGCCATCCTCCCTTCAGTTCATATTTGTTTGGGATTGTTCTGAGCTGTTGAAGGAGAACTGCCGAGCACCTGATGGAGAAAGTTGGCCAAAGATTGAGCATATCCGCTGGAAGCAATTTCAGTAG